A genomic region of Papaver somniferum cultivar HN1 chromosome 7, ASM357369v1, whole genome shotgun sequence contains the following coding sequences:
- the LOC113292915 gene encoding uncharacterized protein LOC113292915, with amino-acid sequence MAQRISSSFLVGFLVIAIVLLSFSEMGSAQTFTKTCQKNGGIVKGVKAAENCDVCRGECDKQCPEGYFLLESRFCFTTPCPQPNPVLKNGVCTVLSPYTTSVTCSCCCVNKYITE; translated from the exons ATGGCACAAAGAATCAGTTCATCTTTCCTCGTTGGTTTTCTTGTCATCGCCATCGTTCTTTTGAGCTTTTCTG AGATGGGATCAGCACAAACATTTACTAAAACTTGCCAGAAAAACGGAGGGATTGTTAAGGGTGTCAAAGCAGCTGAAAATTGTGATGTATGTAGAGGAGAATGTGACAAGCAATGTCCTGAGGGATATTTCCTGTTAGAAAGTAGGTTTTGCTTTACAACTCCATGTCCGCAACCAAATCCTGTGCTGAAAAATGGCGTTTGTACTGTTCTAAGTCCCTACACTACTTCTGTCACATGCTCTTGCTGTTGTGTTAACAAATATATCACCGAGTAA